One Solibacillus sp. R5-41 DNA segment encodes these proteins:
- a CDS encoding sensor histidine kinase produces MQTWYSIIPKSPMLSIYIWIIFCIMPFFFIIQSFPLWQIISGIALILFYFLCHYFSFRARTGLKYMWFSFQIVLNIVMTLLFGYVYLSLFTAFFIGNIKQAVGFYIMYGLHIGFTVLSIVGGYFIFLDLFLTQTPFIIINVLGVVLLPFTLYSKTRRENLEGELETARERISELTVHEERQRIARDLHDTLGQKLSMIGLKSDLAARLVEKNPQQAIIEIKDIRQAASVALKEVRELVADMRAVRIEEELYRVEQILKAAQIKFRLNGDKSEIKMPVHSESVISMCLKEAVTNIIKHSEATICRINFYQSEDEFKITIQDNGVGLDRSKRLNGGNGLKGMQERIEFLNGAIEIESDQGTAIIIRVPLAITHQKGEMGK; encoded by the coding sequence ATGCAAACTTGGTATAGTATCATCCCGAAAAGTCCGATGTTAAGTATTTATATATGGATAATCTTCTGTATAATGCCATTTTTCTTTATTATCCAATCGTTTCCTCTGTGGCAAATTATTTCGGGGATTGCGTTAATATTATTTTACTTCCTGTGTCATTATTTTTCGTTCCGGGCGAGAACGGGCTTAAAATATATGTGGTTCAGCTTCCAAATAGTGCTCAATATTGTAATGACCTTACTGTTTGGATATGTATATTTATCCCTATTTACGGCATTTTTTATCGGCAATATTAAGCAGGCTGTTGGGTTTTATATTATGTATGGCTTACATATAGGTTTTACCGTGTTATCTATTGTAGGTGGGTATTTTATTTTCCTGGATTTATTTTTGACGCAAACACCGTTTATCATCATCAATGTGTTGGGTGTTGTCCTTCTACCATTTACACTGTATTCGAAAACGCGTCGTGAAAATTTAGAAGGCGAACTTGAAACGGCTCGTGAGCGAATTTCAGAATTAACGGTTCATGAGGAACGTCAACGAATTGCACGTGATTTACATGATACGCTTGGGCAAAAACTATCAATGATTGGTTTGAAAAGCGATTTAGCTGCCCGTTTAGTGGAAAAAAATCCACAACAGGCGATAATAGAAATAAAAGATATACGACAAGCAGCAAGTGTTGCATTAAAGGAAGTACGTGAGCTTGTTGCAGATATGCGCGCGGTGCGTATCGAAGAAGAGTTGTACCGAGTGGAGCAAATTTTAAAGGCAGCACAAATCAAATTTCGGTTAAATGGAGATAAGTCCGAAATCAAAATGCCTGTGCATTCAGAAAGTGTCATTAGTATGTGCTTAAAGGAAGCCGTGACTAACATTATTAAGCATAGTGAAGCAACGATTTGTCGCATTAACTTTTATCAAAGTGAAGATGAGTTTAAAATAACGATTCAAGATAATGGTGTTGGTTTGGATCGTTCGAAGCGCTTAAATGGCGGAAACGGTTTAAAAGGCATGCAGGAGCGCATTGAATTTTTAAATGGTGCGATTGAGATTGAAAGTGACCAAGGTACTG
- a CDS encoding fatty acid desaturase, whose translation MALTDAEKTKQLRKDIAPFAKSELRMSIQQLINTVLPIFLIWGAGYVLLQYSPWYTALCSVLASGFVIRSFIIFHDCTHGSFFKNKTANAVVGNLTGLLSSFPYEKWKREHTIHHATSANLDKRGIGDIDMLTVDEYLEKSKLSRLGYRLYRNPIVMFGLGPLFMVLVLNRINRKDAKTKERLNTYFMNIALIVICTSLIMIFGLSTFLLVHGLTLFIAGALGIWLFYIQHTYEDAYFEYDADWDYVKAAVEGSSYYKLPKILQWLTGNIGFHHVHHLAPRVPNYKLEDAHESIKPLQQATTITLKTSFESLRYKLYDPENYRFVTFKEATSLERMRNKTSLAK comes from the coding sequence TTGGCGTTAACAGATGCAGAAAAAACTAAACAGTTAAGAAAAGATATAGCACCATTTGCAAAATCAGAACTGCGTATGAGTATTCAACAATTAATAAATACTGTTTTACCGATATTTTTAATTTGGGGAGCAGGCTACGTACTTTTACAATATTCACCGTGGTATACGGCATTATGTAGCGTGTTAGCTTCAGGATTTGTCATTCGTTCGTTTATTATTTTTCATGATTGTACGCACGGTTCATTTTTCAAAAACAAAACGGCAAATGCGGTCGTTGGGAATCTTACAGGGTTATTATCATCATTCCCATATGAAAAATGGAAACGTGAGCATACGATTCACCACGCAACAAGTGCGAACTTAGACAAGCGTGGCATTGGCGATATCGATATGTTAACAGTTGATGAATACCTAGAAAAATCTAAGCTAAGTCGCTTAGGCTACCGTTTATATCGTAATCCGATCGTGATGTTTGGTCTAGGCCCACTATTTATGGTGCTTGTATTAAACCGTATAAACCGTAAAGATGCAAAAACTAAAGAGCGTTTAAATACGTACTTCATGAACATTGCATTAATAGTAATTTGTACGTCTCTTATCATGATATTTGGCTTATCCACATTTTTATTAGTGCACGGGTTAACATTATTTATTGCAGGTGCATTAGGGATTTGGTTATTCTACATTCAACATACGTATGAAGATGCATATTTTGAATATGATGCAGATTGGGATTATGTAAAGGCTGCGGTAGAAGGTAGTTCTTATTATAAATTACCAAAAATTTTACAGTGGCTTACAGGAAATATCGGCTTCCACCATGTGCATCACTTAGCGCCACGTGTGCCAAACTATAAATTAGAAGATGCGCATGAATCGATTAAACCATTACAACAAGCGACAACGATTACATTAAAAACAAGCTTTGAATCTCTTCGTTATAAATTATATGACCCAGAGAACTATCGATTTGTGACATTTAAAGAAGCGACTTCATTAGAGCGTATGCGAAATAAAACGTCATTAGCAAAATAA